In Dermacentor andersoni chromosome 11, qqDerAnde1_hic_scaffold, whole genome shotgun sequence, the sequence TGTGGCACTAAGGCGACCTCCTCACTAAGGCGCAGTGGCGTACTTGCGGGGCCGTCTTCGCGAGCCGCGGGAGCATGCACGCACATCCAACGCTTGCCGCCGACAAGCGCCTCCATCGCTCAGACTGTGACGTCAATGCGCAGAACGCGCCCGCCCGGTTTTCTGCGCAACAACACCTAGAGCGACAGCAATTACTAAACTTAATACGCGGCATACACTTGAGGCAGCTTGCGCGCGgggatgcgaaagcattacaccgATTCTAGATCTCGAAACGTCATGAAGGCGCCCATTTTATACAGTactgacgtggcgccacctcctctgGACCGTCACGTGCGCCGCCAAATGACGCACGCGCTCGTCAGCGAGATGGCTGCGACTTGACGTGTACAATCAGGCGcgcactaggcacacatttagtATGGCAGAACCGTGGAGCAGTCATTGCTTCAGGGAAGCGTGATTGTCTCGCCGCCCCGCAGTGccgggatcatcatcatcatcagcctggttgtgcccacttcagggcaaaggcatctcccatacttcgtcgtcctaccccggtcatgtgccaattgtggccatgctgtccctgcaaacttctttatctcatccgcccacctaactttctgccgccccctgctacgcttcccttcccttggaatccagtccgtaaccattaatgaccattggttatattccctcctcattacatgtcctgcccatgaccatttctttttcttgatttctactaagatgtcaataactcgcgtttgttccctcacccaatctgctcttttcttatcccttaacgttacacccatcattcttctttccatagctcgttgcgtcgtccttaaacGATCCATCCCAACTGAGACCGAAATGTAACATTTTTTTTGCAACGCCACTAGTTTACTTTggttacaggaacctccctgagaaatgtaACGCCAATCCGAACATTTCTTgccgtgtttttactctttgcggcgTTGGCCATCTTTCGtcacggcgcagtttcgccaaggTCCCCGCCAACGCAGACACCTAAGGCTTTTGCCATAAATGTTGCTTAATTCCACGCGAAGAAAAGTGCCATGAATACGAACAAAATCGTTTTCCTTGttttattgcgttagcattctttgggtacaTCACGCACTTTTGTTCGGCTATCTATCTACCCATATTGTATATTTGtgtctaaccattttcccgcctaccttGGTCACTGTGTACTCAATGGTCGAGTGAGTAGCGTATCGAGCTGCTGTggtgaggtaacagggttcgaaagaAACCCTTGGATCAACTTGGGTCAATGAGTATGCGGCGATGCGAACACACGTACGTGCCGCTCTTTAACAAACCTCACTGACGCCCACATCGGTCACTGCAGACGCCGGACAGGTTCGGTACTGCCGTAACGTGATAGCGTTGAGGGCCCTTTTCGCAGAAAAATCCGATGCCGGTGTGAACGACGGCGGAGTTGtctgtgagcgaaaatttccgtatacATTTTGGTACAGTCTTGGTCAAAAGTTCCGAAGCCACAACAACCGTGCCCAGAGCAGCCACACTGCGCTATCGCGCCGCTGCCATGAACGGCGCTTGCAGACGCTCGCTGGTTGCGGGGATTAAAGAAAGCGAGAAGGAACACCTCTCTCACTTTATCGCTGTCGTACGCTCAGTGATCGTAAGTGCCCCGTAAGCTAGAGTGGCATTCAGCTGCGCTTTTACCTTTTGTGCTCCCGCCGCTCGAATGGGCTGCGGACAAGAGCTGCCGCCAAGGTGATGCCGCGATGCTTCGTAACCTACTCCTTGGTTGCGCGAAGCTTAACCGCACGACCGGGTTGTTCTGGCGAGATAAAGTCTCGGGTGTAAAACGAGGCAGCAGTTGTAATGGGAACCAAACTCAGTGTTTCCGGAACCACAGAGCAAAGGTCTTGAAGTCGATATCGCTGCATGTTATGATGTAGCTCTCCGATTTTTCGAGCTAAAAACATTTTATGCATAAAAGCCAAAAAGCCATTTTATGCATAAAGGACGTGTGCTGGGCGAGGCGGCACAAGTGGTGCGGAAAAGTTTGGGAGCGCTTCGTGGGGAGCACGAAAATATCGAGAAAACGCTCCTGGTGAAGCGCCAAATCCCCAGACGAGacattcatttgagggatcgccagccgtttgtgcgcaggcgcgagtaagagcgggcgtgagagagaaaacctgggggcttttgctccttgaatatatgaatcTGCCTAGgaactacggaggaggtttcttagtgcGGGTTgaaggcgtttgtccctaggcgtgctgtCAAATGCGCACGCACCCACTCGTCCACCAAGAAGTCCTATAGTTGTCGACAGCTTCCCGCTTCTACAGCCAGAGCACCTGCTGCATAGTTTAGCTGGTGCCCAAGCGACAGTCGATGGGAACTTGCTCGAAAGGGCGAATAATATCGATAGCAATTCGAAATACAACGAGCGCCATCGCTGCCACCTCACCTGCAACACGTTTTGTCCGCACTGGATGTCCGGCGGCCGGATGGCGGACGTCTCATTTCTGCGGCAGCACGACGCCGGCACGTAGCACCGCTCGCGGCTCGGGTTGCTCAAGTTGCAGGCGAAATACGGGTTGCGGTTCCAGTCGCGGAACCCCTCGGACGAGATGCCGCAGCAGCGGTACTCCAGCTGCATCCAGTCGACGAATCCCTGCAGCTCGGTGCTGTCGCGGTACGCGGCGATCATGTCACGCGACACCGAGCGTTCGGCGTAGCTACGCGCCGCGGACGGCAGGAAGAACACAAGCACCGCGAACAGAACGAGAAGCGCGGCCATTGTGGTCAGCAGGCGCACGTAAACGGTGAGCAGGGTGACGTTCTCGCGCAGGGCACCGAGGAAGCCGAAAGAGGCGATGACGAACGCCACACTGGACAGGAACAGCGCGGGAATCTCGGGCCGCTCGAAGAGTACCACGACAAAGTTCCGAGCCGGCGCGCCGGGAGGCGCGGAGGAGTGCGTCAGGAGCGTGTACAGGGAGCTCCAGAAGCCGAGCAGGCTGAGCAGCATGACCACCATGTTGACGAAGACTAGGGGCAGGCGGACGTAGCCGCTCACGTCCTCAACGACGGTGGAGGAGAGCGACTCAGCGTCGACGACTTTCCCACCTGACACTTGGTCGCACGACAGCGGTGCGTCGCCCATCTGCGACTCCCTTGCGGCGCCGGTCGACGGGCCAGATCCGACTTTCGCcatgtttgtttcttctttgtcttcgACTTCGTCTGCTTCCTCTCGGGTGAGCCGCCCAGGGATGGTGACGTCGACACTGTCAGGTTGGATCATATCACCCGGTTCGCCATCTTCTCAGTAATGATTGGCTCCCAGGGCAGCTACACCCTTTCTTATTGGCTGAAAATACTAACACGGAAAAAGTTTAATAATCCTACATAGCATCCCAGGTGTATCTGAAATCGAGTGCTGCAAAGGGTCCTGCCTGACtatgagaaagaaaagaaaaccgagtatcgcggtacatagagagagagggcctcttcccacataacatggtgggcttcagaccgggcctctccacacaggacgtaatgttactACTCAAGAAGCATATAATTGACGGCatgaccagagacaccaggggcatactggccccggacctaacgaaagcgttcgacacggtcgaacacagatttctaatggaaacgatctcggtgatggggctcggccggaaattccactcttacataggctccttcctcagagacaggaaagccacgatcaaaatagggCAGACCACGTCCGATTGGTACACGCTGGGCGCGAGGGGCACCCCACAATGGGCGGTGCTCTCCCCACTATTATTCAATCTGGCaatgaaagggctctcggaccggctgacgagagtgaccaacgtcaatcaggccctgtacgcagacgacatcacggtgtggtgcccgggagggtccgacgcagaagtcgagcaGGCTCTTCAAGAGGagctggacacaacggaagagtatCCTCAAGGAAACGGGACTCGGTCTGCCACCaagcaaatcggaactgttgctgtaGAGACCCTcaaaacaaggcatgaggaatttgacgccgatcgatcaaataccgaTCAAATTACATACGAGTGCCGGCCAGCCGATTCCCAGTGTGGACACTATGAGAATCCTGGGGCTGCTAGCTGAGGCGAAAGGTGGTAACACACAAACTGTCATGaaactcacgtccaaaacggagaacatgctccggctgacCCTCAGGGTGACGaaccgcagggggggggggggctcagcgagagcaatctcatcagatTTTACGACGCCTTCCTCATGAggcctcggcgctaaaatggacccagagagacgcggccaagatagagacattgatgcgcaagagcatcaaaagggtgctaggtcttccgatcactacaagcacggagcagctcgatcggttaggggtccacaattcactatcagaaatcatcgaagcgcagaccaaggcacaggtcgtgcggctgcccaccaccagggccggcaggcttatcctagaagaagcagggataaatgccgaggcagagtgcaacgcacgcaagattgcgctcagcgcggcggtcaggggcactttcaaggtagaaccgcttccgagaaacgtccacccgcaattcaacgaggggcgccgaaaggcgagggcccgagcactgctgaaatcgaccgccaactgcccgggcctggcggcatttgtagacgcggcccagtatgggcGCAGcaaccggtacgcggccgtctcggtA encodes:
- the LOC126518169 gene encoding tetraspanin-33-like — encoded protein: MIQPDSVDVTIPGRLTREEADEVEDKEETNMAKVGSGPSTGAARESQMGDAPLSCDQVSGGKVVDAESLSSTVVEDVSGYVRLPLVFVNMVVMLLSLLGFWSSLYTLLTHSSAPPGAPARNFVVVLFERPEIPALFLSSVAFVIASFGFLGALRENVTLLTVYVRLLTTMAALLVLFAVLVFFLPSAARSYAERSVSRDMIAAYRDSTELQGFVDWMQLEYRCCGISSEGFRDWNRNPYFACNLSNPSRERCYVPASCCRRNETSAIRPPDIQCGQNVLQVSDQQAWARVNTRSCADALFSRMRDRAFPTSMMLLALCLATLLLVALAVATRDQVKELSAIYDVYYSTYNL